Proteins from a genomic interval of Ovis aries strain OAR_USU_Benz2616 breed Rambouillet chromosome 25, ARS-UI_Ramb_v3.0, whole genome shotgun sequence:
- the CCSAP gene encoding centriole, cilia and spindle-associated protein isoform X1, producing the protein MSPGSGVKSEYMKRYQEPRWDELGPCYRALRHYRLGRRLLEQAHAPWLWDDWGQAGASDDSASSASSGTGAPAPQCAPGSPPPPAEPEARAGPEERGVEAAGDAETRDAGDAEGAALPALPVKDVEEKPERQIRVRGPEKAASSTDPQPPPGALAARGGRRTKSPQRSSARIKEHRHPFALYGWGEKQTDTGSQKTHNVCASAPMREIHESALRAKSRRQLEKRRLAAQRQRAHSADVEKNRRVKPASSENPWMTEYMRCYSARA; encoded by the exons ATGTCCCCGGGGAGCGGCGTGAAGAGCGAGTACATGAAGCGCTACCAGGAGCCGCGCTGGGACGAGCTCGGGCCGTGCTACCGCGCGCTGCGCCACTACCGCCTGGGTCGCCGGCTGCTGGAGCAGGCGCACGCGCCCTGGCTCTGGGACGACTGGGGCCAGGCCGGCGCCTCGGACGACTCGGCGTCTTCGGCGTCGTCGGGCACCGGGGCCCCCGCGCCCCAGTGCGCCCCGggctcgccgccgccgcccgcggaGCCCGAGGCGCGCGCAGGGCCGGAGGAGCGGGGCGTGGAGGCCGCGGGGGACGCGGAGACCAGGGACGCCGGGGACGCAGAGGGCGCGGCGCTGCCAG CGCTGCCAGTGAAAGACGTAGAAGAGAAGCCTGAACGGCAGATCCGGGTGAGAGGCCCTGAGAAAGCAGCCAGCAGCACCGACCCTCAGCCACCACCAGGTGCCTTAGCTGCCCGAGGAGGCAGGAGAACCAAGAGTCCCCAGAGGTCATCCGCGAGAATAAAAGAACACAGGCACCCGTTTGCCCTCTACGGGTGGGGAGAGAAACAGACGGATACAGGAAGCCAGAAGACTCACAACGTCTGTGCTTCTGCCCCCATGCGCGAG ATCCATGAATCAGCATTGCGAGCCAAGAGCAGAAGGCAGCTGGAGAAGAGGAGGCTGGCAGCTCAGAGGCAGCGGGCTCACTCTGCTGATGTGGAGAAAAATAGGCGGGTCAAGCCTGCCTCCTCGGAGAACCCTTGGATGACAGAGTATATGAGATGCTACTCTGCCAGAGCTTGA
- the CCSAP gene encoding centriole, cilia and spindle-associated protein isoform X2, with product MSPGSGVKSEYMKRYQEPRWDELGPCYRALRHYRLGRRLLEQAHAPWLWDDWGQAGASDDSASSASSGTGAPAPQCAPGSPPPPAEPEARAGPEERGVEAAGDAETRDAGDAEGAALPALPVKDVEEKPERQIRVRGPEKAASSTDPQPPPGALAARGGRRTKSPQRSSARIKEHRHPFALYGWGEKQTDTGSQKTHNVCASAPMREVTWRKLHCEYSGKLVPKPLE from the exons ATGTCCCCGGGGAGCGGCGTGAAGAGCGAGTACATGAAGCGCTACCAGGAGCCGCGCTGGGACGAGCTCGGGCCGTGCTACCGCGCGCTGCGCCACTACCGCCTGGGTCGCCGGCTGCTGGAGCAGGCGCACGCGCCCTGGCTCTGGGACGACTGGGGCCAGGCCGGCGCCTCGGACGACTCGGCGTCTTCGGCGTCGTCGGGCACCGGGGCCCCCGCGCCCCAGTGCGCCCCGggctcgccgccgccgcccgcggaGCCCGAGGCGCGCGCAGGGCCGGAGGAGCGGGGCGTGGAGGCCGCGGGGGACGCGGAGACCAGGGACGCCGGGGACGCAGAGGGCGCGGCGCTGCCAG CGCTGCCAGTGAAAGACGTAGAAGAGAAGCCTGAACGGCAGATCCGGGTGAGAGGCCCTGAGAAAGCAGCCAGCAGCACCGACCCTCAGCCACCACCAGGTGCCTTAGCTGCCCGAGGAGGCAGGAGAACCAAGAGTCCCCAGAGGTCATCCGCGAGAATAAAAGAACACAGGCACCCGTTTGCCCTCTACGGGTGGGGAGAGAAACAGACGGATACAGGAAGCCAGAAGACTCACAACGTCTGTGCTTCTGCCCCCATGCGCGAG GTGACCTGGAGGAAGCTTCATTGTGAATATTCTGGAAAATTAGTGCCAAAGCCACTTGAGTGA